The following DNA comes from Bacteroidales bacterium.
GTTCTGCAGAAGCAATTGCAGTAACAGGTACAACCCTTGTAAATAATAACGCCTGGCATTTGATCACTGCAACATTTGACCGGGATGGCCTTTTAAGAGTATATGTAGACGGAACACAACAGGCAACAGGCTCTGTCACTACAGTTACAGAAACAGTGACAAATACAGAATCGTTTTGTATCGGGTACAGGAATGTCTCAGGATCATATAAAGCTTTTACCGGATCGATTGATGAAGTCGGGATTTGGAATAAAGTACTCACTGCAAGTGAGGTAACCCAGTTGTACAATTCAGGAGCCGGATCAGCTTATCCGTTTTCTTCAGTGCCTGTAACAGGTATTTCGGTTTCCCCCACCACAGCTTCCATTTCCGGAGTTGGAAATACAACACAGCTGACGGCTACAATTACGCCTTCAAATGCCACAAACAAAGCGGTTACCTGGTACTCAAACAATCCTACAATCGCTTCGGTGAATTCAACCGGATTGGTTACAGGTGTTGCTGCAGGTACCATAACAATAAATGCGGTTGCCAGTGAAAATGGTATGACTGCTTCAAGCAGCATAACGGTGCAATCCGTTGCGGTTACAGGTGTTTCTGTCTCCCCGACCACTGCATCAGTAGCCACAGGTTCTACAACAACACTCACAGCTACAGTGAGTCCGACCAATGCCACAAATAAGAATGTAACCTGGACATCAAGCAATACATCAATAGCAACAGTTAATTCATCTGGTGTTGTCACCGGAGTAGCCGCAGGAAACGCCACAATAACGGTCACCACCCAGGATGGAAACAAGACAGCTACATGTGCGGTAACTGTTAGTAATGTTGCCGTAACAAGTGTTTCGGTTTCTCCGACCACTGCATCGGTAAATGTCGGGTCAACCACTGCACTTACAGCTACAATAAGTCCGACAAATGCCACAAATAAAACAGTTACATGGTCATCGAATAACACATCCATTGCAACGGTCAATTCATCAACCGGTGTTGTTACAGGCGTTGCAGCAGGAAGTGCGACTATTACAGTCACTACCCAGGATGGAAGCAAGACGGCTACCTGTGCTGTTACGGTTGTTGCTTTACCTACGGCAGCATGGTTACTCAACGGAACCAATGCCTATTATCTGGCAGGAAAAGTTGGAATTCTCACTGCCAATCCAACGACTGAATTAACAGTTAACGGTAAAATCCTGGCAAAAGAAGTCGAGGTAGTATCCAGCATTGCATCAGATTATGTATTCGAACCGGCGTATCAATTATTACCCCTCACGGATCTTGAAATTTACCTTAAAAACAATAAACATCTCCCGGGTATTCCATCAGCAATTGATTTTACGAAAACAGGCCAGAATTTGGGCGAAATGGATGATATGCTGTTAAGGAAGATTGAAGAACTCACTTTATACCTGCTACAACAGAATAAGAAAATTGAAGACCTACAGAAGAAAATTATTCTGTTAGAGAAGGAAAAATAGATTCAGATCCGGATTTTTCAATAAGCGTGAATATTCATTTCTATGAAAAAATACATAGTTGTCATACTGTTCTTCCTGATTGGTCAGGTATTATCCGCGCAGGATTTGCCAGTGGTGATTCCTAAATCACCCGAGGCTGCCGCGCTGTCTAAATACAGTGAATTTCCTGTCGGAACATTTACAGGAATACCTTCTATTGCGTTACCGTTATATACAATTGAATCAGGCGATATTAAATTACCCGTTGAGTTAAATTACCATTCAGGCGGATTTCGTGTAAGCGAAGAGGCAAGTTGGGTTGGTTTAGGCTGGAGTCTCAGCACCAGTGCCCTAATCACCCGTGAGGTTCATGGAGAGGATGATTTTACAGGTGGCCATTCATTTTTGCCATATATTACCAATATTCCAATGATTGATCCGGTTGGCTTTAATGGTTTCGCCGGTTCTGAACGTTTGGGCGGATATAGTGAGCAGAGAACAAGTGGTCCCGCTGCAATCGTAAATGGTATATATACGCCCAATTATTCAGGAACTAATACGAAATTGGATTGGGAACCTGATATTTTCACAATTAGTTGTTTTGGTTTGAATGGGAAGTTTGTACTGGATCAAAATGGAACTCCTAATTTTCTTGAAAAGACAGATCTCAATGTTAAACATACAGACAAAGGATGGAGTATCTCCACAAGTGATGGATTTCACTATTATTTCGAAACATCCAGTAAAACAACCGATTATTTAGGGTATGATGTCAGTGGTTCGTGGTACCTGACAAAGATAATATCACCTTCCGGTGACTCCGTTATATTGAATTATGTTGATAACCCGGTGCAATCTTTAACCACATCCTATTCAGAATATAGCAGTAAAATATATTCCGATAATTCGCAGTCATACATCATCGATAAGAAATTTACCGGAACCAGGTTTGTGGAAAAATACCTTAATGAAATTGTTTTCAAATACGGTTCATTGAAATTTGACACATTAGGAAGAAAGGATCTTGAGAATGGCAAGAGGCTTTCAGTTATTAAGGTTCGAAATAAAAATAACCAGGTTGTTAAAGAAATTAAGTTCTATACTGATTATTTCAATTCAAATCAAAATAGTGGATATCTCTCTGGGGTTTCAACTATTGATTATTCCTGTTACTTCAAAAGATTAAGGTTGAATGCAGTAACCATCAAAAATGGTAGTGATTCTGCTCAATATAAGTTTAGTTATTCTAATATTAATTTACCCAATAAAGATTCGTATAACATAGATCATTGGGGATACTATAATGGTGCTTCCAATACGAAATTAATACCTTCATTCGAAGGGGAGTTACCCTATGAAAGATTTTATCATCAATTTATAGACGCCTGGGGTGCGTATCATATGCAAACGTCTTATCTGTCCTGCCTTGAATCTGCATCAATTTATAAACGTTTTGTTGGTGCTGACCGAAATCCTAATAAGGCAACAATGGGCGCTTGCTTATTGGAGAAAATTACATACCCGACAGGAGGATGTACACTTTTTAAATTCGAGCCGAATGAGTATGGCAATCCCGAAATACAAAACCAGGTTGAACAATACACGTATAGTAATTTTACTGCTACAATTGATATTTTGTGTTCACAAACAGGCGATCCGTTAATAACCCAAACGGTACCTTTTCCTTATACATTTCCTGAGGATGTGGTGGAAATTACCAATCCGGAGATTCAGATGGTTGTCATGCCGTGGAATGTGACAGATTATTCCAAGTGTATATCGCTTACAAGTGCCAATTGGTTTGATGTAGATCTAGGTGGTAAACTGTATTGGGGAGAAACCACATCATACTATCATCGTTATTATTTTAACGACCTCGATAATGATATTAATACAACTCCGGAATGTAATATTACCAGCCATACGGCTAACTTAACCGGCCAATTGTCAAAATTTACCGGTCCCTTATCTTTGGACATCCACATTGATCCAAATCAAATACATGAGAATAAAAGAGCAATTATAACCTTTACATGTAGAGTAAAAAAACGTATTGTTTATTCTCCTACTGCAATTAATTTCGGAGGCGGACTTCGGGTAAAATCAATTAAATACTATAATGGATTGGATTCAGTGAAGAACATAGTTAAAACGTATAGCTATACAACAGACTTCACCGATGCACAAGGGGTTGTGACAACTAAGTCAAGTGGGATTTTAAAAATACCTTTTAAATATTATACCATTAAGCGTAACATTCCCCAGGAAAATAGGGATGCCTGGACTGATATACTTTTTACTGCTTCCAATATGATGAATCTGACCTATGGTCAATACAGCAATATCGGCTATTCCAGGGTTACAGAAATCACCTCCTCCGCTGCAGAAAACGGTAAAATTATTTATAATTATAAGAATTATGCAAATGACTGTTTTATTCATCCGTATCGTCCTGCTGGTGTACCGAATACTTCACAGTGGTTGCCATTTGACGGAAAATTATTGGATAAAACAGTATACAATAACGCAGGTCAGATTGTCTCTAAAACGACATATGACTATGAGTTAAAAGATGAAAAAATTATTAAGGGGATATTCCAGGATGGATTTAATTTTGCCTGGGGATTTCTTCCTTACCAGAAAATCGGATCAGGGTGCCTCCATTATTATCCTATTTTTTGTCGCTGGGAAGCTCTTTCAGGTACGCAAGAGTATCTGTATAATTCAAATGACATTACAAATTATGTTAAGAATGTCACGAGTTATTCTTACAATGGGAAAAATCACATTCAGCCAACCACTGTCAGTACCCTGACCAGTGAAGATGTGACCAAACTCCAGTTAAACAAATATGCCGGCGATTATGCTTTTAGCGATTGTGATGAGTCATATAACCAATGTGAATTAGATTATCAAACCGACTTAAATGAATGCATGAGTAATTATTGGAATGAATACGCTTATATGATTAATTCTCCTAATTATAGTAATTGCCATGATAAATATATTGAAATTGAGGAATATTGTAATACACAATATTCAATAGATTATGCGAATCTTAAAAAAAGATATTACAATGATTTAATGGACAAATATAATAATGATACTACCTGGGTTGGGCAAAAATTAAGACAATTGGCATTGGTAAAAAAGTTTCAGTGTACTGATAATGGTTGGGCTGATTTTCAGGAGTGTAAAAGTATTATGTATGATACCATACTGACCAAGAGAGAAAGCTGCACAAAATCGGTAGAAAACAACTATACATGTGCAGCGGATAGAAAAAACTGTATCGATTCCTATGAAAATCATCTTACCGGCCAGGCGAAAATTATTTCTGATCTTGGAAGAGTGCATCCTGCTGCGCTGGTTGAATCCGTTAAGATGAAAGCAGGTAAGGTTCTTGAAGCTGATTTAAATTTGTACGGCTATGCAGGAAATACCGGGGCAGGAAAAACAGTTCTTCCAGTTGAAGCAAGAACACTTAAAACATTGCCCCCATCAACTTTCACGCCATCTTCATATAAAAATTATGCATTTGACGTTGATCCTCAGTATGAAGAAAGAATGAAAATGACCTATTATAATGATGGTCATCTGAAAGAAGCATGGAAGACGGATAACATTGTTACAACGTATTTATGGGCCAATAATATTTCGTATCCTGTTGTTAAAATTGAAGGAATTAAGTTTTCGGATATCACAGATACACCGATGATCACCAGGATTTTCAGTAATTCCTATACTTCTAACACAGACAAGACATCCGTTGATGCTGATGTGCTATTTCTTAAAGGTCAGCTTTCTGCTTATATAAGTGATCCGCGGTATATGGTGACCATTTATACGTATTCTCCATTATTTGGCATCACATCTCAAACCGATTCCAATGGGGTTACAACCTATTATGAATACGATGGTTTAGGCCGGTTGAAAGCGATAAAAAATGATGATGGAAATATACTCAAGACATTCGATTATCATTATAAGGAATAATCATGATTTAACGAAATCAAGTTGACTATGAACAAAAAATTATATTATACAGCTGTAATACTATTTTTCACGGCTGTGATTCATGCACAAACCATAGTTTCTGTTGATACAGTTAAGGGCATATGGTCAGCAGGGTCTTCTCCTTATATAATTACACAGACTGTTACAGTACCTGCTGATACTTCATTGGTAATACAGCCCGGAACTGAAATTTATCTTGCAGGAAATTTCAGGTTTAAGGTTGAGGGTAGACTGATTGCCCGTGGAAAGGAAAAAGAAAAAATTGTTTTTGCATTTGCCGATTCATCAATAATCAATAAGGTCAAATCCTTATGTGACTCCAATGCACCGAAAATAGCCGGATGGGGAGGGATCAGGTTTTCAGATCACAGGACAGGGAAAGACACATCCATTCTTGAATTTTGCTCAATTAACGGTGTGAAAGCTCTTACAGGAAACAGTTCAGAATGCTCAGGTGGAGCAATAAGTATTATCGGGAAAGGCATGATTATTATTAAAAAGTGTATGATCTTCAATAACCAGGCTCATACGGGTGCTGCTATTTATTGTGAGAATAATAATCCGATTATTGAAGGTAACGTTATTGAAAGAAATAAAAGTATCAGCAATGGCGGAGCATTCTTTATTTATAACAGCCGGCCGGTAATCAGAAACAACCTTGTCAGATTAAATATTTCGGATGAATTCGGAGGAGGATTTTATTTCCAAAATTCAGGCAGTTATTTCACAAATAATACTGTAGCTGAGAATTCAGCAAGGTTTGGTGGTGCCGCATCTATGGTTAACAGTAATATAAGAATGGTTAATAATACAGTTGCCAATAATTATGCCTCCGAAAACGGGGGTGGATTGCACTGCATCGAGTCAAGTCCTTACATTAAGAATACAATTCTGTGGGGTAATTCAACTAAGGTTAAAGGCAAACAACTATACTTATATGAATTAGGATATCCTGAAATTACCTATTCTTCAATTCAGGATGGTTTAAATGGAATTGAGGAATTCTCCGACTCATTGAACCAGGTAGAGTATGTAAAAAATCTTGATGAAAATCCCGAGTTTATCATAAA
Coding sequences within:
- a CDS encoding Ig-like domain-containing protein, producing the protein MKKFSLLLLGYLTVFSISTFGQLTTNLVSYWKLDETSGSTANDALTTNPGTVSGSGATVNQSGKISTAFSFDGTDDGVSMGNKSVLNMGTSTDFSISAWFKTSSANDQFIVSKYGSGYTPGYFIGTDGGYAYAVIRDGVGTGSAEAIAVTGTTLVNNNAWHLITATFDRDGLLRVYVDGTQQATGSVTTVTETVTNTESFCIGYRNVSGSYKAFTGSIDEVGIWNKVLTASEVTQLYNSGAGSAYPFSSVPVTGISVSPTTASISGVGNTTQLTATITPSNATNKAVTWYSNNPTIASVNSTGLVTGVAAGTITINAVASENGMTASSSITVQSVAVTGVSVSPTTASVATGSTTTLTATVSPTNATNKNVTWTSSNTSIATVNSSGVVTGVAAGNATITVTTQDGNKTATCAVTVSNVAVTSVSVSPTTASVNVGSTTALTATISPTNATNKTVTWSSNNTSIATVNSSTGVVTGVAAGSATITVTTQDGSKTATCAVTVVALPTAAWLLNGTNAYYLAGKVGILTANPTTELTVNGKILAKEVEVVSSIASDYVFEPAYQLLPLTDLEIYLKNNKHLPGIPSAIDFTKTGQNLGEMDDMLLRKIEELTLYLLQQNKKIEDLQKKIILLEKEK
- a CDS encoding RHS repeat domain-containing protein, which codes for MKKYIVVILFFLIGQVLSAQDLPVVIPKSPEAAALSKYSEFPVGTFTGIPSIALPLYTIESGDIKLPVELNYHSGGFRVSEEASWVGLGWSLSTSALITREVHGEDDFTGGHSFLPYITNIPMIDPVGFNGFAGSERLGGYSEQRTSGPAAIVNGIYTPNYSGTNTKLDWEPDIFTISCFGLNGKFVLDQNGTPNFLEKTDLNVKHTDKGWSISTSDGFHYYFETSSKTTDYLGYDVSGSWYLTKIISPSGDSVILNYVDNPVQSLTTSYSEYSSKIYSDNSQSYIIDKKFTGTRFVEKYLNEIVFKYGSLKFDTLGRKDLENGKRLSVIKVRNKNNQVVKEIKFYTDYFNSNQNSGYLSGVSTIDYSCYFKRLRLNAVTIKNGSDSAQYKFSYSNINLPNKDSYNIDHWGYYNGASNTKLIPSFEGELPYERFYHQFIDAWGAYHMQTSYLSCLESASIYKRFVGADRNPNKATMGACLLEKITYPTGGCTLFKFEPNEYGNPEIQNQVEQYTYSNFTATIDILCSQTGDPLITQTVPFPYTFPEDVVEITNPEIQMVVMPWNVTDYSKCISLTSANWFDVDLGGKLYWGETTSYYHRYYFNDLDNDINTTPECNITSHTANLTGQLSKFTGPLSLDIHIDPNQIHENKRAIITFTCRVKKRIVYSPTAINFGGGLRVKSIKYYNGLDSVKNIVKTYSYTTDFTDAQGVVTTKSSGILKIPFKYYTIKRNIPQENRDAWTDILFTASNMMNLTYGQYSNIGYSRVTEITSSAAENGKIIYNYKNYANDCFIHPYRPAGVPNTSQWLPFDGKLLDKTVYNNAGQIVSKTTYDYELKDEKIIKGIFQDGFNFAWGFLPYQKIGSGCLHYYPIFCRWEALSGTQEYLYNSNDITNYVKNVTSYSYNGKNHIQPTTVSTLTSEDVTKLQLNKYAGDYAFSDCDESYNQCELDYQTDLNECMSNYWNEYAYMINSPNYSNCHDKYIEIEEYCNTQYSIDYANLKKRYYNDLMDKYNNDTTWVGQKLRQLALVKKFQCTDNGWADFQECKSIMYDTILTKRESCTKSVENNYTCAADRKNCIDSYENHLTGQAKIISDLGRVHPAALVESVKMKAGKVLEADLNLYGYAGNTGAGKTVLPVEARTLKTLPPSTFTPSSYKNYAFDVDPQYEERMKMTYYNDGHLKEAWKTDNIVTTYLWANNISYPVVKIEGIKFSDITDTPMITRIFSNSYTSNTDKTSVDADVLFLKGQLSAYISDPRYMVTIYTYSPLFGITSQTDSNGVTTYYEYDGLGRLKAIKNDDGNILKTFDYHYKE
- a CDS encoding right-handed parallel beta-helix repeat-containing protein, with translation MNKKLYYTAVILFFTAVIHAQTIVSVDTVKGIWSAGSSPYIITQTVTVPADTSLVIQPGTEIYLAGNFRFKVEGRLIARGKEKEKIVFAFADSSIINKVKSLCDSNAPKIAGWGGIRFSDHRTGKDTSILEFCSINGVKALTGNSSECSGGAISIIGKGMIIIKKCMIFNNQAHTGAAIYCENNNPIIEGNVIERNKSISNGGAFFIYNSRPVIRNNLVRLNISDEFGGGFYFQNSGSYFTNNTVAENSARFGGAASMVNSNIRMVNNTVANNYASENGGGLHCIESSPYIKNTILWGNSTKVKGKQLYLYELGYPEITYSSIQDGLNGIEEFSDSLNQVEYVKNLDENPEFIINDTAYLALGENSYCIDAGSNKDPLISEMSDMTGRPRIINDVIDMGAQEFQKGIKPGKPKTEEDVKKQNDDPVLNVFIYPNPNQGKFEIKLTGDCSAVSLVGILNANGQLIHSENLRIDGNGRTQLIEMDISRGFYFLELKNQKGEVIEREKLIIE